The window AGGAACACCTCTAATTATAAACTAGTCTCTTCTTTTCATTTGTGGGAAAAGTACAACGTCTCTAATAGATGGAGAACCAGTTAATAGCATGATAGCTCTATCAATACCAATTCCTAATCCACCAGTTGGAGGTAAAGCATACTCTAAAGCTTCGATGTAATCATCATCAATAACAGCAGTAGCTTCGTCGTTTCCTAGTAAAGCTTCTTCAACTTGAGCTTCAAATCTTCCTCTCTGATCTGCAGGATCATTTAACTCAGAGAATGCATTAGCATATTCTCTAGCATCGATGAATAACTCAAATCTGTCTGTAAATCTAGAATCATTTGAATTTCTCTTTGCAAGAGGAGATATTTCTACTGGATGACCATAGATAAATGTTGGTTGAACTATATGCTCTTCACATTTTTGCTCAAAGAATTCGTTGATGATATGACCAACTGAAGTCATGTGATCAGCAATTTCAACATGGTGTTGTTTAGCTAAAGCTTTAGCTTCTTCAACTGTTAAATTTTGCCAGAAATCAGCACCTGTAACATCTTTAATCATATCAACCATGTGAACTCTATGGAATTTTCCAAGGTCAATCTCTTTACCATTATACTCTATTTTAGTTGTTCCTAAAACCTCTGTTGCAAGGTATTGGAATAAACTTTCTGTTAAATCCATCATATCATTATAATCAGCGTAAGCCTGATATAACTCCATCATTGTAAATTCTGGGTTATGTCTAGTAGAAATTCCTTCATTTCTAAAGTTTCTATTAATTTCATAAACTTTATCAAATCCACCAATTATTAATCTTTTTAAATAAAGTTCAGGAGCTATTCTTAAATATAATTCCATATCTAAAGCATTATGGTGAGTGATAAATGGTCTCGCAGCAGCTCCTCCAACAATTGGGTGCATCATAGGAGTTTCAACTTCTAAGAATCCTTTTTTATTTAAAAACTCTCTGATACCATTTATAATTCTAACTCTTTTCATGAAAGTTTCTTTAACATCTCTATTCATGATAAGGTCTAAATATCTTTTTCTATATCTAGTTTCAACGTCTGTAAGACCGTGAAACTTTTCAGGAAGCGCTCTAACATTTTTTGATAGTAACTCAACTTGAGAAACTCTTAAAGTTAACTCACCTTTTTGAGTCATAAATAAAGTACCTTCAACACCAATAATGTCTCCAACACCTAATTTTTTAACTATTTCAAAAGCTTCTTCTCCAATTTGATCTTGTCTAATATAAACTTGGATTTTTCCAGTTTGGTCTTCAATGTGAGCAAATACGGCTTTACCTTGCTCTCTGAATCCCATAATTCTTCCTGCTGTTTTAAAAGTTGTCTCTGTTTCAGGAGATGATTTTAAAAGATCTCCAATCATATGAACTTTATCATATTTTTTTCCGAATGGGTAAACTCCAAGAGCTTCAATCTCTTTTATTTTTTCCCATTGCTCCATTACAAGACGTTCTTTTCCAACTCTGTCAAAGTATTTTTCCATAGTTTTTCTCCCTTTTTTTAATTTATAGTTTCAATAAATATATGCTACTTTTTCTTCCCCAAGTACTACTTGGGTTATTTTCTCTAGATTTTCTTAAGTAATCTTTTGCTTTTTCAATATCTCCTTTTTTATGGTAAATAACTCCTAAATAATAGTACAATTCAGATGTATTTTCACCTGGATTAGAGATTTTATCAAAATTAGATAAAGCTTTATCAAAATTGTTCATTGAAAAATATGTTTTTCCTCTATAAAAATTAAGTTCAGAGGCATCTGTCGAGCTATTTTCAGCCTTATTAAAAAATATTAAAGCTTCATTGTAACTTTTACGATTAAGAGCATCTATTCCATTTGCCAAGTTTTTAGAAGAATCTGAAGGAGAAACTATATTGTTAATAGAGTTATCTTCAGATAAGTCATTTGCTATAGGAATCATGCTTTCTGATGTAGAAGTAAAAGAATCAGACATACTAGAAGATAAGTTAGAAGACGTACCTGCTAAACTAAGATAATAATTACCTTTGTCTTTATCTCCTTGTTGTGTATATAATTTTCCTATTAATAAAGCTAATTCTGGACTTTGAGAATCACTGTAAAATTTTTCTAAAAATTGTAATTCGTCAATAGTAGCGCTATTTTTTCTTTCGATAGCTCTCATAATTTCAGTGTTTAATTTAAGATTACTTCTATTATAATCTAAATAATAGTTGTTAATAATAAAACTTCCACTATTAGTTTTCTCTTCTAAAGCAAGAAGTTTTATTTTTTCTTCCTCATTAAGCGAGAAATTTTCCTTTAAATATCTAATCTCTTTATTAATTAAAAGTTGATTTTCATTTGCAGAACCTAGATCAAGTACCATAAAAGCTACATCCTTTTGCTTACTGTTTGTAGGGAAAGCAATTAAATATAACTGAGCACTTTTTACCAATAGATCTAAATTTTTATTATTGTAGCTGTTTAAAATTATATCATAATTATCTTTCTCAGTAAAATTATATTTCAATTTATTTTTTATCTTAACAGTACCTACATATGTGAAACCTTTATAAATCTCAGCAATATATTCTCCTTGATAAAGACTGTTGAAATTTAAGCTATTACCACTGATATTAAAAGTAAAATCATTTTTTATTGGTGAAGAGATCAGTTTAACTCTATCAGCATTGATATTGTTGATTATTAATGTCTCTCCAGCATAAACTTCCATAGGTGACATCATTTGAGTTGGTGTATATTCTCTAATAGCATTTGTAGAAGAATCTCTTTGGATAAGATCATATAAGTATGCTACCCCAGATTCATTTAAAAAGAAGTTATCCTGTTGCAAAGATGGATTTTTAACGCTAGGAACAACAACTTTATTTTGTGTGGGAAGCTGTGTTTGAAGATTTGTACAACTAAATAAAATCAAAGCTGTTGTAGAAATTAAAAATATTTTTTTCATTTACCCCTCCTTTAATAAAAAATAGAGCAAGGAGATTGCTCTATTTTAGTGTTTATTGTACTTCAATTATTTCAATCTCTAATTGGTTTATCTCTATATTATTATCATATATAATATAGTTAATTGTCAACTTATTTTCAGAATAAACATATTTTTTACAAAAAACTGTAAAATCTTTTTTGAAATAAGAAGTATTATAAATAAAAGCTGTTTTAGATTCAGGTTTTAAAACAAGTTTACTTTGAATCTCTCCAAACTTTAAAATTTCAGTAAAATAAGGGGATATTCTTATCTCACCTTTGCCGTACTTATTATCATAAGTAAAAATAGTAACCTCACCATCTACCACTTTTTTTGCAATCATTTTTTGAGAAATTTGTTCACCAAAAGAATCTAAACTATTTATAATGATTTTAGCCATTAATAGTAATCCTTTTCGTCATCATCATATCCCATATCATAGTAGTCATCATGATCGTATGAATCTTCACGATCATAATACTCATCATCATCCCAATCTCCGATATTATCTGCTCCTAAATACTCCTCTTTCCAGTAGTCTAAAACAGCATTTATCTCACTAGAGTCATCAACGAAAATCAAATCATCTTCGTCCTCATCATATAAAAATATATAATTAGCTCCGTCAAAATCCTCAGTTATAAGATATTCTTTATCTCTTATAATTAAATTTTCTAAGACTGTTAGCTCAAACTCCTCGTCATCGATGTTGTGATAAAAAGTTTCTCCTTGCGAATACATTGTTTCCTCCTAATAATTTATAAAAATAAAATTAAAAATAAAATTAAAAACTATTTATGATATTTAGTATTTTTATTTATACTAAACCATCTATATATTTGTTCAATTAATATCAATCTCATTAATTGATGGGGAAAAGTCATTTTAGAAAAACTTAACCGTAAATCTGAAATGTTTCTAATATCATTAGAAACACCGTAAGAACCACCAATAATAAAGTTAATTGTACTATCTCCATTGATAGCAATTTTTTCAATTTGCTTAGCCATATCTTCAGAAGAGAAATTTTTCCCCTGAATATCTAATAAAATTTTGAAACCTTTATTTTTTTCTAAAGTTTCAAGAATAGATTTAGATTCTTTTTCTATAGAAATAGTTCTATTAGAATCATTACCATCCTCTTTTAATTCAAAAATTTTTAATTTTCCAAAAGCTTGAAGTCTTTTAGCAAATTCTTGTATCCCATCTAAAATATATTTTTCTTTAATTTTTCCAACACATATAATATTTATATTCATTTCCTTTTAAATCCCTTCTCTATATCTAATAGACTTATTTTAAATGTAATGGGTCTTCCATGAGGACAAGTGAAACGTCCAAATTTATGCAGCTCTAAAATAAGTTTTTCCATTTCTAAAATGGTTAATTTTTCATTAGCTTTAATTGCTCCTCTACAAGACATTGAAATAATCATATTTTCAATAACTTCATTTTTAGAGTTTACTTTATCAATTCCTTCAAGAATTTCAAAGAAAATATTCTCAAAAGAATCTTTTGTATCTAAAGTAGGGACAGATCTAATTAAAAAATCCATATCGTTAAATTGATCTATTTCAAAACCGAAATCTTCAAAAAAATTTATTTTTTCTTTTAAAACTTCAATCTGCTTTAACGTTAAAGTGATTTTTATTGGAACTAGTAAGGCCTGAGAAGCTATCTTATGCTGAGTGTACTCCTCTTTTAGTTTTTCATAAAGAATTCTTTCGTGAACAATATGCTGGTCATAAATTATAAGCTCTCCATCTTCTTCGACCAATATAAAAGAATTAGAAAATTGTCCAATAATTTTAAAGGTTTTATCTAAATTAATTATATTAGTATCTAAAGAAAAGGG of the Cetobacterium sp. NK01 genome contains:
- the lysS gene encoding lysine--tRNA ligase is translated as MEKYFDRVGKERLVMEQWEKIKEIEALGVYPFGKKYDKVHMIGDLLKSSPETETTFKTAGRIMGFREQGKAVFAHIEDQTGKIQVYIRQDQIGEEAFEIVKKLGVGDIIGVEGTLFMTQKGELTLRVSQVELLSKNVRALPEKFHGLTDVETRYRKRYLDLIMNRDVKETFMKRVRIINGIREFLNKKGFLEVETPMMHPIVGGAAARPFITHHNALDMELYLRIAPELYLKRLIIGGFDKVYEINRNFRNEGISTRHNPEFTMMELYQAYADYNDMMDLTESLFQYLATEVLGTTKIEYNGKEIDLGKFHRVHMVDMIKDVTGADFWQNLTVEEAKALAKQHHVEIADHMTSVGHIINEFFEQKCEEHIVQPTFIYGHPVEISPLAKRNSNDSRFTDRFELFIDAREYANAFSELNDPADQRGRFEAQVEEALLGNDEATAVIDDDYIEALEYALPPTGGLGIGIDRAIMLLTGSPSIRDVVLFPQMKRRD
- a CDS encoding tetratricopeptide repeat protein, with product MKKIFLISTTALILFSCTNLQTQLPTQNKVVVPSVKNPSLQQDNFFLNESGVAYLYDLIQRDSSTNAIREYTPTQMMSPMEVYAGETLIINNINADRVKLISSPIKNDFTFNISGNSLNFNSLYQGEYIAEIYKGFTYVGTVKIKNKLKYNFTEKDNYDIILNSYNNKNLDLLVKSAQLYLIAFPTNSKQKDVAFMVLDLGSANENQLLINKEIRYLKENFSLNEEEKIKLLALEEKTNSGSFIINNYYLDYNRSNLKLNTEIMRAIERKNSATIDELQFLEKFYSDSQSPELALLIGKLYTQQGDKDKGNYYLSLAGTSSNLSSSMSDSFTSTSESMIPIANDLSEDNSINNIVSPSDSSKNLANGIDALNRKSYNEALIFFNKAENSSTDASELNFYRGKTYFSMNNFDKALSNFDKISNPGENTSELYYYLGVIYHKKGDIEKAKDYLRKSRENNPSSTWGRKSSIYLLKL
- the rlmH gene encoding 23S rRNA (pseudouridine(1915)-N(3))-methyltransferase RlmH; translated protein: MNINIICVGKIKEKYILDGIQEFAKRLQAFGKLKIFELKEDGNDSNRTISIEKESKSILETLEKNKGFKILLDIQGKNFSSEDMAKQIEKIAINGDSTINFIIGGSYGVSNDIRNISDLRLSFSKMTFPHQLMRLILIEQIYRWFSINKNTKYHK
- a CDS encoding DUF1934 family protein, translating into MAKIIINSLDSFGEQISQKMIAKKVVDGEVTIFTYDNKYGKGEIRISPYFTEILKFGEIQSKLVLKPESKTAFIYNTSYFKKDFTVFCKKYVYSENKLTINYIIYDNNIEINQLEIEIIEVQ